In Pseudopipra pipra isolate bDixPip1 chromosome 5, bDixPip1.hap1, whole genome shotgun sequence, the following proteins share a genomic window:
- the TXN2 gene encoding thioredoxin, mitochondrial — MAQRLALRRLLSLTPRGPPASPGRAFGTSAGRRSTFNVQDGSDFQDRVVNSPKPVVVDFHAQWCGPCKILGPRLEKMVAKQEGKVVMAKVDIDDHTDLAIEYEVSAVPTVLAMKNGDVVDKFVGIKDEDQLEAFLKKLIGA, encoded by the exons ATGGCCCAGAGGCTGGCGCTGCGGCGGCTGCTGTCCCTCaccccgcggggtcccccggcaTCCCCCGGCAGGGCCTTTGGCACCTCGGCGGGCCGCAGGAGCACCTTCAATGTGCAGGACGGCAGCGACTTCCAGGACCGAGTGGTGAACAGCCCCAAACCCGTGGTGGTGGATTTCCATGCACA GTGGTGTGGTCCCTGCAAGATCCTAGGCCCCAGATTAGAGAAGATGGTGGCcaagcaggaggggaaggtgGTGATGGCCAAGGTGGACATTGATGATCACACAGACCTTGCTATCGAGTACGAG GTGTCAGCAGTGCCAACTGTGCTGGCTATGAAGAACGGAGACGTTGTGGATAAGTTTGTGGGCATAAAGGACGAGGATCAGCTGGAGGCATTCCTCAAGAAACTCATTGGAGCCTGA
- the FOXRED2 gene encoding FAD-dependent oxidoreductase domain-containing protein 2, with amino-acid sequence MATLVCGTLLGLALCALSSTTFLYHDYCVIGAGPAGLQAAYFLQQAGRDYVVFERSHAPGSFFALYPRHRKLISINKQYTGKSNSEFNLRHDWNSLLSHDRRLLFRHYSRDFFPHADTMVRYLEDFASLLELRVQYNTAIIHVTLERNEQAWNGHYFLLTDQDRKNYKCSSLLVATGTWVPNVVNFPGSEYVEGYETVSINPEDFAGQTVLILGRGNSAFETAENILGVTNFIHMVSRSRVRLSWATHYVGDLRAINNGLLDTYQLKSLDGLLEGDLEDLAIVKDKKGKLHITLRFYLENGNISAGIDSITLPQDELDNFATRAPYDRVIRCLGWKFDFSIYNRSLRMMPGKGNIKKYPQIKPSYESRGTRGLFVLGTASHSVDFRKSAGGFIHGFRYTTRAVHRLLENRHHGVPWPSTVYPITQLTNSIIKRVNEASGLYQMFSVLADIILLRENATAFEYLEEYPTGVLAELEMQTGRKAPNGLFVIIMEYGRNFSGADKDVFYYNRAVGEAQHAWQSNFLHPVIYYYKRLPTEREMKLRPPEWPLPRPDAIHHIVEDFLTDWTAPNAHILPLRRFLENCLSTDLRSFFAESCFLFAFTHQKLPPFCQQGYVRMQGLVGSEGLRRHAVQAGLLQDYTLTDFSGDRPPDSHDRSRDQLLRDQVIPIRPLQHLVKAKDEL; translated from the exons atggccaCGTTGGTCTGTGGGACACTCCTGGGGCTGGCCCTGTGTGCACTGAGCAGCACCACTTTCCTCTACCACGACTACTGTGTCATCGGGGCCGGCCCCGCAGGCCTGCAGGCAGCCTATTTCCTCCAGCAAGCCGGGCGGGACTACGTTGTCTTCGAGCGGAGCCATGCACCTGGCAGCTTCTTCGCCCTCTACCCTCGCCACCGCAAACTCATCAGCATCAACAAGCAGTACACAGGCAAATCCAACAGCGAGTTCAACCTCCGCCACGACTGGAATTCGCTCCTCAGCCATGACAGGCGGCTGCTTTTCCGACACTACTCGCGTGACTTCTTCCCTCACGCTGACACGATGGTGCGTTACCTGGAGGACTTTGCATCCCTGCTGGAGCTGCGGGTTCAGTACAACACAGCCATCATCCACGTGACGCTGGAGAGAAATGAGCAGGCCTGGAATGGCCACTACTTCCTCCTGACTGACCAGGACAGGAAGAACTACAAGTGCAG CTCTTTGTTGGTTGCCACTGGGACGTGGGTCCCCAATGTGGTAAACTTCCCTGGCTCAGAATATGTTGAGGGTTACGAGACTGTGTCCATCAACCCGGAGGATTTTGCTGGCCAGACCGTGTTGATTTTGGGACGCGGGAACTCAGCCTTTGAGACGGCTGAGAACATTCTGGGGGTCACGAACTTCATCCACATGGTGAGCCGGTCCCGCGTGCGCCTCTCCTGGGCCACCCACTACGTCGGGGATCTGAG AGCAATTAACAATGGACTGCTGGACACCTACCAGCTGAAATCTCTGGATGGGCTTCTGGAGGGTGACCTGGAAGATCTGGCTATTGTCAAGGACAAAAAAGGAAAGCTGCACATCACACTCCGGTTCTACCTGGAGAACGGGAACATCAGCGCAGGCATCGATTCCATCACCCTCCCGCAGGATGAACTGGACAATTTTGCCACCCGGGCACCTTACGACCGTGTCATCCGCTGCCTGGGCTGGAAGTTTGACTTCTCCATCTATAACAG ATCCCTTAGAATGATGCCAGGAAAAGGGAATATTAAAAAGTATCCTCAGATCAAACCCAGCTATGAGTCCAGAGGCACTCGGGGGCTCTTTGTTCTTGGCACTGCTAGCCATTCTGTTGACTTCAGGAAATCTGCTGGGGGCTTCATCCATGGATTCCGGTATACAA CTCGCGCGGTCCATCGCCTATTGGAAAACCGTCACCATGGTGTCCCCTGGCCATCCACAGTCTACCCTATTACACAGCTGACCAATTCCATCATCAAGCGGGTGAACGAGGCCTCAGGCCTCTACCAGATGTTCAGTGTCCTGGCTGACATCATACTGCTGagaga GAATGCCACAGCATTTGAATACCTGGAAGAGTACCCCACTGGAGTCCTAGCCGAGCTGGAAATGCAGACTGGGAGAAAGGCTCCCAATGGGCTCTTTGTCATCATCATGGAGTATGGGAGGAATTTCTCTGGGGCTGACAAGGATGTCTTCTACTACAACCGTGCCGTGGGAGAAGCACAGCATGCCTGGCAGTCCAACTTTCTACACCCTGTTATTTACTATTACAAACGCCTCCCAACAG AGCGTGAGATGAAACTCCGGCCGCCAGAGTGGCCTCTCCCTCGTCCAGATGCCATCCATCACATTGTGGAGGACTTTCTGACAGACTGGACAGCCCCAAATGCTCACATCCTGCCACTGAGGCGCTTTTTGGAGAACTGCCTCAGCACCGACCTGCGCAGTTTCTTTGCAG AGTCCTGTTTCCTGTTTGCCTTCACCCATCAGAAGCTGCCCCCCTTCTGCCAGCAGGGATACGTGAGGATGCAGGGGCTCGTGGGCAGCGAGGGGCTCCGGCGCCACGCTGTGCAAGCTGGACTACTGCAGGATTACACTCTCACAGACTTTTCGGGTGACAGACCCCCTGACAGCCACGACAGGTCAAGGGACCAGTTGCTGAGAGATCAAGTCATTCCAATTCGTCCACTGCAACATCTTGTCAAGGCCAAGGATGAGCTTTAA